A region of Rhabdothermincola sediminis DNA encodes the following proteins:
- a CDS encoding MFS transporter, with translation MTRVERATRHTFRALSARNYRLYIARQVVSVSGTWMQTVAQAWLVLRLTGSGVALGVTTALQFLPMLVLGPWAGVIADRSDKRRLLLATQSAAGSLALVLGVLTATGAVQLWMVFLLALGLGLVNAFDMPARQSFVYEMVGPEHLTNAVGLNSTVMNAGRLVGPAVGGVVIATLGLATCFLLNALSYAAVLAALAAMRAGELHRTEPVARQHGQLLEGLRYVWVTPALRTPLLMLAVIGTLTYEFQVSLPILATFTFGAGAEGYGALLSAMSAGAVIGGLVLAGRMTPSHRGVGRAAAAFGLLVLLASGMPTLTTTAVVMPLVGAASIAVITLTNATLQLTADPQMRARVIALYGVAFLGSTPIGGPIVGWLGETLGARRARDRWARRAGLGVDRLAFAGARRHHDPG, from the coding sequence ATGACCCGGGTGGAGCGAGCCACTCGGCACACGTTCCGGGCCCTCAGCGCGCGCAACTACCGCCTGTACATCGCCCGCCAGGTCGTGTCGGTCAGCGGGACCTGGATGCAGACCGTGGCTCAGGCATGGCTGGTGCTCCGGCTCACCGGCAGCGGCGTGGCCTTGGGGGTCACCACCGCCCTGCAGTTCCTCCCCATGCTCGTGCTCGGTCCCTGGGCGGGGGTGATCGCGGACCGGTCCGACAAGCGGCGGCTCCTGCTGGCCACCCAGAGCGCGGCCGGCTCGCTCGCCCTGGTCCTCGGGGTGCTGACCGCGACCGGTGCGGTGCAGCTCTGGATGGTCTTCCTGCTCGCGCTGGGCCTCGGTCTGGTCAACGCCTTCGACATGCCGGCACGCCAGTCGTTCGTCTACGAGATGGTGGGGCCCGAGCACCTCACCAACGCGGTCGGGCTCAACAGTACGGTGATGAACGCCGGCCGCCTGGTCGGCCCGGCCGTGGGTGGCGTGGTGATCGCCACCCTGGGCCTCGCCACGTGCTTCCTCTTGAACGCGCTCAGCTACGCCGCGGTGCTCGCTGCGCTGGCAGCCATGCGGGCCGGGGAACTCCACCGGACCGAACCGGTGGCCCGGCAACACGGCCAGCTCCTGGAGGGCCTGCGATACGTGTGGGTCACGCCGGCGCTACGCACCCCGTTGCTGATGCTGGCGGTCATCGGGACCCTGACCTACGAGTTCCAGGTCAGCCTGCCGATCCTCGCCACCTTCACCTTCGGCGCCGGCGCCGAAGGCTACGGCGCCCTCCTCTCGGCGATGAGCGCCGGCGCGGTCATCGGTGGCCTGGTGCTCGCCGGACGGATGACCCCCTCCCATCGAGGCGTGGGGCGGGCGGCGGCCGCGTTCGGGCTGCTCGTGCTGCTGGCGTCCGGGATGCCGACGCTGACGACCACCGCGGTGGTCATGCCGCTCGTCGGCGCGGCGAGCATCGCCGTGATCACCCTCACCAACGCCACGTTGCAGCTCACGGCAGACCCGCAGATGCGGGCCCGGGTGATCGCGCTCTACGGCGTGGCGTTCCTCGGGAGCACCCCGATCGGTGGGCCCATCGTCGGCTGGCTGGGTGAGACCCTCGGCGCGCGCCGCGCTCGCGATCGGTGGGCTCGCCGCGCTGGTCTCGGCGTTGATCGGCTGGCGTTCGCTGGAGCGCGCCGCCATCACGACCCGGGCTGA
- a CDS encoding MarR family winged helix-turn-helix transcriptional regulator — protein sequence MAAAEDDVSRLRMILLRLARRLRQQVNSGITPSQLSALVTIAKRGPLTLGELAAIENVQPPTISRIVGALEGEGWVERTSNERDRRISLVRATPAARRELEQIREERNTWLANRLATLSTGDRNHLLAALPALEQLLDEETP from the coding sequence ATGGCTGCCGCGGAGGACGACGTCAGCCGGCTGCGGATGATCCTGCTCCGCCTCGCTCGGCGCCTCCGCCAGCAGGTCAACAGTGGCATCACCCCCTCGCAGCTCTCCGCGCTGGTCACCATCGCCAAGCGAGGGCCGCTCACCCTCGGCGAGCTAGCCGCGATCGAGAACGTGCAACCACCCACCATCTCCCGCATCGTCGGCGCGCTGGAGGGCGAAGGGTGGGTCGAGCGCACCAGCAACGAGCGCGACCGCCGGATCTCGCTGGTGCGGGCGACCCCCGCGGCCCGGCGGGAGCTCGAGCAGATCCGGGAGGAACGCAACACCTGGCTCGCCAACCGCCTGGCGACACTCTCCACTGGCGACCGGAACCACCTCCTGGCCGCGCTGCCCGCCCTGGAACAACTCCTCGACGAGGAGACCCCATGA